In a single window of the Ancylobacter polymorphus genome:
- a CDS encoding isocitrate lyase/PEP mutase family protein, giving the protein MDDKAARFRALHEGPGAFILPNPWDAGTARIFAALGFPALATTSAGMDFSRGVAEGTTSRADLLAHCASIVAATPLPVSADLEMGLGDSPESAGETIRAAAALGLAGGSLEDHTGRPDAPIYDFTLAVERIAAAAEARNALSGDFVLTARAENFLWGRPDLDDTIRRLQAFEAAGADVLYAPGLPDIEAVRTVCASVTRPVNVVVGIGKTRFTREELSAAGVRRISIGSSLARLAYGAVTRAAQTMRDEGRFDFVDGAMGFAEIEAFFTAFAAQPR; this is encoded by the coding sequence ATGGACGACAAGGCCGCCCGCTTCCGCGCCCTGCATGAAGGGCCCGGCGCCTTCATCCTGCCCAACCCGTGGGATGCCGGTACGGCGCGCATTTTCGCCGCGCTGGGCTTTCCCGCCCTCGCCACCACCAGCGCCGGAATGGATTTTTCCCGCGGCGTCGCGGAGGGCACCACCTCGCGCGCGGACCTTCTCGCCCACTGCGCCAGCATCGTCGCCGCGACGCCCCTGCCCGTGTCGGCCGATCTGGAAATGGGGCTTGGCGACAGCCCGGAAAGCGCGGGCGAGACCATCCGCGCCGCCGCCGCGCTCGGGCTGGCCGGCGGATCGCTGGAGGACCACACCGGCCGGCCGGACGCGCCGATCTACGATTTCACCCTCGCGGTCGAGCGCATCGCGGCGGCGGCCGAGGCCCGCAATGCATTGAGCGGCGATTTCGTGCTCACCGCGCGGGCGGAGAATTTCCTGTGGGGGCGCCCGGATCTCGACGACACCATCCGCCGGCTCCAGGCCTTCGAGGCGGCGGGCGCGGATGTGCTTTACGCCCCCGGCCTGCCGGATATCGAGGCGGTGCGCACGGTCTGCGCGTCGGTGACGCGGCCGGTCAATGTGGTGGTCGGCATCGGCAAGACGCGCTTCACCCGCGAGGAGCTGAGCGCGGCCGGCGTGCGGCGCATCAGCATCGGCTCCAGCCTCGCCCGCCTCGCCTATGGCGCTGTGACCCGCGCCGCGCAAACCATGCGCGACGAGGGGCGTTTCGACTTTGTCGACGGCGCCATGGGCTTTGCCGAGATCGAGGCGTTCTTCACCGCCTTCGCGGCGCAGCCGCGTTGA
- a CDS encoding Mrp/NBP35 family ATP-binding protein: protein MATADDVKARLAQVSAPDGRPVTEAGVLSEVLVSDGKVYLSLTVDATEARAWEPVRAAVERTVRGTPGVTSALVALTAERKAGLPPIASHTPASARAPAAGGHSHAGHSHAGHSHAGHSHAGHSHAQPPADPQKETPGLPGVGAIIAVASGKGGVGKSTLAANLALGLAASGLKVGLLDADIYGPSVPRLMGLKGRPEVNGRMITPMQAFGLKVMSIGFLVEEETPMIWRGPMVMSAISQMLKEVNWAPLDILVVDMPPGTGDAQLTMAQQVPLAGAVIVSTPQDLALIDARRGVAMFQKVNVPVLGVVENMSYFMCPHCGTRSDVFGHGGARHEAQRLGVPFLGEVPLQMSIRETSDAGLPVVATRPDSAEAGIYRAIANSVREALAGRRSAARPAPRIVMEG, encoded by the coding sequence ATGGCGACGGCAGACGATGTGAAGGCGCGGCTGGCGCAGGTTTCCGCCCCCGATGGCCGTCCCGTGACCGAGGCCGGCGTGCTCTCGGAGGTGCTGGTCTCGGACGGCAAGGTCTATCTCTCGCTCACCGTCGATGCCACTGAAGCCCGCGCCTGGGAGCCGGTGCGCGCCGCCGTGGAGCGCACCGTGCGCGGCACGCCGGGCGTGACCTCGGCGCTGGTGGCACTGACCGCCGAGCGCAAGGCGGGCCTGCCGCCCATCGCCTCGCACACGCCGGCGTCCGCGCGCGCCCCGGCTGCCGGCGGTCATTCGCATGCCGGTCATTCGCATGCCGGACATTCCCATGCCGGACATAGCCACGCGGGCCATTCGCATGCGCAGCCGCCGGCCGATCCGCAGAAGGAAACGCCGGGCCTGCCGGGCGTCGGCGCCATCATCGCAGTGGCCTCCGGCAAGGGCGGGGTGGGCAAGTCGACGCTGGCGGCCAATCTCGCGCTTGGCCTTGCCGCCTCCGGCCTCAAGGTCGGCCTGCTCGACGCCGACATTTACGGCCCTTCCGTGCCGCGTCTGATGGGGCTGAAAGGCCGGCCGGAGGTGAACGGGCGGATGATCACGCCGATGCAGGCCTTCGGCCTCAAGGTGATGTCCATCGGCTTCCTCGTGGAGGAAGAGACGCCGATGATCTGGCGCGGGCCGATGGTGATGTCGGCGATCAGCCAGATGCTGAAGGAAGTGAACTGGGCGCCGCTCGACATTCTCGTGGTCGACATGCCGCCCGGCACCGGCGACGCGCAGCTGACCATGGCGCAGCAGGTGCCGCTGGCCGGCGCGGTTATCGTCTCCACCCCGCAGGACCTCGCGCTGATCGACGCGCGGCGCGGCGTCGCCATGTTCCAGAAGGTGAATGTGCCGGTGCTCGGCGTGGTCGAGAATATGAGCTATTTCATGTGCCCGCATTGCGGCACCCGTTCCGACGTGTTCGGCCATGGCGGGGCGCGGCACGAGGCGCAGCGGCTCGGCGTGCCCTTCCTCGGCGAGGTGCCGCTGCAAATGTCGATCCGCGAGACCTCTGACGCCGGCCTGCCGGTGGTGGCGACCCGGCCGGACAGCGCCGAGGCCGGCATCTACCGCGCCATCGCCAATTCGGTGCGCGAGGCGCTGGCCGGCCGGCGCAGTGCGGCGCGCCCGGCGCCCCGCATCGTGATGGAAGGCTGA
- a CDS encoding ABC transporter substrate-binding protein, producing MSLVTRLAAVAILAAAMAGGASAKEWKTVRIGTEGAYPPFNYVENGELKGFDIDIAKALCAKMKVECTFTAQDWDGIIPALLANKYDAIVASMSITEERKQQIAFSKKYYKTPATFVVPTGSAITETSPQALKGKVLGAQGSTIHSNYLEDVYAKAGAEVKLYGKQDEANLDLANGRLDAVLADKVVLLEWLGTNEGKCCKFTGAEHTDPKYFGEGVGVGIRKGDPELVAMFNKAIDEIVADGTYKTINDKYFPFSVY from the coding sequence ATGAGCCTTGTCACCCGCCTCGCGGCGGTGGCCATCCTCGCGGCTGCCATGGCCGGCGGCGCCTCCGCCAAGGAATGGAAGACCGTCCGCATCGGCACCGAAGGCGCCTACCCGCCCTTTAACTATGTCGAGAATGGCGAGCTGAAAGGCTTCGACATCGACATCGCCAAGGCGCTCTGCGCCAAGATGAAGGTGGAATGCACCTTCACCGCGCAGGATTGGGACGGCATCATCCCGGCGTTGCTCGCCAATAAGTACGACGCCATCGTCGCCTCGATGTCGATCACCGAGGAGCGCAAGCAGCAGATCGCCTTCTCGAAGAAATACTACAAGACCCCCGCCACCTTCGTCGTGCCGACCGGCTCCGCCATCACCGAGACCTCGCCGCAGGCGCTGAAGGGCAAGGTGCTGGGCGCGCAGGGCTCCACCATCCATTCCAACTATCTCGAAGACGTGTACGCCAAGGCCGGCGCCGAGGTGAAGCTCTACGGCAAGCAGGACGAGGCCAATCTCGACCTCGCCAATGGCCGCCTCGACGCGGTGCTCGCCGACAAGGTGGTGCTGCTGGAATGGCTCGGCACCAATGAAGGCAAGTGCTGCAAGTTCACCGGCGCCGAACACACCGACCCGAAATATTTCGGCGAGGGCGTCGGTGTCGGCATCCGCAAGGGCGACCCGGAACTGGTCGCCATGTTCAACAAGGCGATCGACGAGATCGTCGCCGACGGCACCTACAAGACCATCAACGACAAGTACTTCCCCTTCAGCGTCTACTGA
- a CDS encoding ABC transporter permease, whose protein sequence is MLSLLELLSFGPNGWGDEILQGALLTIELALVTLPVGIAIGLAVALAKDSSSRVLRAVGDLYTTVFRGLPELLTLFIVYYGGQMLLTRLAGYLVEGAHIEVNQFVAGVVALGLVLGAFSSEVLLAAIRAVPKGQKEAAHALGLSGWRTFRLITFPQLWRVALPGLSNNWMVLLKDTSLVSVIAISDLMRQTSIAVGVTKQPFFFYLVACLIYLVFSGLSSLVFTALENRASRGFKRVGGH, encoded by the coding sequence ATGCTGAGTCTGCTTGAGCTGCTCTCCTTCGGTCCCAATGGCTGGGGCGACGAGATTTTGCAGGGCGCACTGCTCACCATCGAGCTCGCCCTCGTCACCCTCCCCGTCGGCATCGCCATCGGCCTCGCCGTGGCTCTGGCAAAGGATTCGTCCTCGCGCGTGCTGCGCGCGGTGGGCGATCTCTACACCACGGTGTTTCGTGGCCTGCCGGAACTGCTCACCCTGTTCATCGTCTATTATGGCGGGCAGATGCTGCTCACCCGCCTCGCCGGCTATCTGGTCGAGGGCGCGCATATCGAGGTGAACCAGTTCGTCGCCGGCGTGGTGGCGCTCGGCCTCGTGCTCGGCGCCTTTTCCAGCGAGGTGCTGCTCGCAGCCATCCGTGCCGTGCCCAAGGGCCAGAAGGAAGCCGCCCACGCGCTCGGCCTGTCGGGCTGGCGCACCTTCCGGCTCATCACCTTCCCCCAGCTCTGGCGCGTCGCCCTGCCGGGCCTGTCCAACAACTGGATGGTGCTGTTGAAGGACACCTCGCTGGTCTCGGTCATCGCCATCAGCGACCTGATGCGCCAGACCTCGATCGCGGTGGGCGTGACCAAGCAGCCCTTCTTCTTCTATCTCGTCGCCTGCCTGATCTATCTGGTGTTCTCCGGCCTCTCCAGCCTCGTCTTCACCGCGCTGGAAAACCGGGCCTCGCGCGGCTTCAAGCGGGTGGGAGGTCATTGA
- a CDS encoding ABC transporter permease: protein METILAALADGFLWLMGLIGLNTDLMARYGLRFLDGVWVTLQLVGLSVFLGVLLAVPLALARVEGGKALSRAAWTYSYFFRGTPLLAQTFLVYYGAGQFREQLTDIGLWWFFRDAFNCAVFTFTLNTAAYQSEILRGGIQSLPAGQMEAAQALGLSRVLAYRKIILPQALAIGLRPLGNELVLMIKASAIASVITVYDLMGVTRLAFSRSYDMEVYLWAAVLYLLMVEIIRRVWNVLERRLNRHLAVSR, encoded by the coding sequence ATGGAAACGATCCTCGCCGCCCTCGCCGACGGCTTCCTGTGGCTGATGGGCCTGATCGGGCTCAACACCGACCTCATGGCCCGCTACGGCCTGCGCTTTCTCGACGGCGTGTGGGTGACGCTGCAGCTTGTCGGGCTGTCCGTCTTCCTCGGCGTGCTGCTCGCCGTGCCGCTGGCGCTGGCGCGGGTGGAAGGCGGCAAGGCGCTGTCCCGCGCCGCCTGGACCTATTCCTATTTCTTCCGCGGCACGCCGCTCTTGGCGCAGACCTTCCTCGTCTATTACGGCGCCGGCCAGTTCCGCGAACAGCTCACCGATATCGGCCTGTGGTGGTTCTTCCGCGACGCCTTCAACTGCGCGGTGTTCACCTTCACGCTCAACACCGCCGCCTATCAGTCGGAAATCCTGCGCGGCGGCATACAGAGCCTGCCGGCCGGGCAGATGGAGGCGGCGCAGGCGCTCGGCCTCTCCCGCGTGCTGGCCTATCGCAAGATCATCCTGCCGCAGGCGCTCGCCATCGGCCTGCGCCCGCTCGGCAATGAGCTGGTGCTGATGATCAAGGCCAGCGCCATCGCCTCGGTCATCACCGTCTATGATCTGATGGGCGTCACCCGCCTCGCCTTCTCCCGCTCCTACGACATGGAGGTCTATCTCTGGGCGGCGGTGCTGTATCTGCTGATGGTGGAGATCATCCGCCGGGTTTGGAACGTGCTGGAGCGTCGGCTGAACCGGCATCTCGCAGTGTCGCGCTGA
- a CDS encoding uracil-DNA glycosylase family protein, producing the protein MPADDLDTLLAAIHACRFCVESPRGKPLPHAPRPVLHVGARARILIAGQAPGTKVHASGRSFTDASGDRLRDWLGVTPETFYDPDRIAVAAMGFCFPGQDAKGGDLPPRRECASLWHDRLFAARAPFDLVVAVGAAAQDYHLKRLGLVRFAGGGLSERVERWREIWDARQAPRLLPLPHPSWRNTGWLKRHPWFEAELVPVLRDEVARLVG; encoded by the coding sequence ATGCCCGCCGACGACCTCGACACCCTTCTCGCCGCCATCCATGCCTGCCGCTTCTGCGTGGAGAGCCCGCGCGGAAAGCCGCTGCCGCATGCGCCGCGGCCGGTGCTGCATGTCGGGGCCCGCGCGCGCATCCTCATCGCCGGGCAGGCGCCGGGCACCAAGGTCCACGCCTCCGGCCGCTCCTTCACCGATGCCTCCGGCGACCGGCTGCGCGACTGGCTCGGGGTGACGCCGGAGACGTTTTACGACCCCGACCGCATCGCGGTGGCGGCGATGGGCTTCTGCTTTCCCGGGCAGGACGCCAAGGGCGGCGACCTGCCGCCGCGCCGGGAATGCGCCAGCCTCTGGCACGACCGGCTGTTCGCGGCGCGGGCGCCGTTCGATCTCGTCGTCGCGGTGGGGGCGGCGGCGCAGGACTATCACCTCAAGCGGCTCGGGCTGGTGCGCTTCGCCGGCGGCGGGCTGAGCGAACGGGTGGAACGCTGGCGGGAGATCTGGGACGCGCGGCAGGCGCCGCGCCTGCTGCCGCTGCCGCACCCTTCCTGGCGCAATACCGGCTGGCTGAAGCGCCACCCCTGGTTCGAGGCCGAGCTGGTGCCGGTGCTGCGGGACGAGGTGGCGCGGCTGGTGGGGTGA
- a CDS encoding thermonuclease family protein translates to MRFDKLTYRRRHRPPRSGRPRGWRPQTWRGILLAAALVVLALVVERLIPPLTGQVRVADGDSLEVAGERVRLDGLDAPELHQSCGEGAQSWPCGMKARAALEALVAQGEVTCRPVDEDRYGRAVARCAVNGADIGAALVRTGWAVATSLAYRGEERSARAAGAGIWAGPFEMPADWRARHPRPAE, encoded by the coding sequence ATGCGGTTCGACAAGCTGACCTATCGACGACGACATCGCCCCCCGCGCAGCGGGCGACCACGCGGCTGGCGGCCGCAGACCTGGCGCGGAATCCTCCTCGCGGCCGCCCTTGTCGTGCTGGCGCTGGTGGTGGAGCGCCTCATTCCCCCGCTCACCGGGCAGGTGCGGGTGGCGGATGGCGACAGCCTGGAAGTGGCGGGCGAGCGGGTGCGGCTTGACGGGCTCGACGCGCCGGAACTGCACCAGAGCTGCGGGGAGGGCGCGCAAAGCTGGCCCTGCGGGATGAAGGCGCGGGCGGCGCTGGAAGCGCTGGTGGCGCAGGGCGAGGTGACCTGCCGCCCGGTGGACGAGGACCGCTATGGCCGCGCCGTCGCCCGCTGCGCGGTGAACGGTGCCGATATCGGCGCCGCGCTGGTGCGCACGGGTTGGGCGGTGGCAACGAGCCTCGCCTATCGCGGCGAGGAGCGATCGGCCCGGGCGGCCGGTGCCGGCATCTGGGCCGGCCCGTTCGAGATGCCCGCCGACTGGCGGGCGCGGCACCCACGGCCGGCGGAGTGA
- the cobT gene encoding nicotinate-nucleotide--dimethylbenzimidazole phosphoribosyltransferase, whose product MLRSATGLPFDDIRNLVAQMPGPDAAARTAASARQGQLVKPPGALGRLEEIAVFIAGWQGREIPQVNRPTVAVFAATHGVAGRGVSPYPSEVTKQMVATFAAGKAAVNQICGVFGAGLRVFDLALDLPTPDIVDEDALTEAECAGTMAFGMEALAGEPDLLCLGEMGIGNTTVAAAIFHGLYGGDAADWVGPGTGATGEVLERKIAAVRAAVVRARGHLDDPLEVLRKLGGREVAAMAGAILAARLQRVPVVLDGYVVTAAAAVLKALDPRALDHCLAGHVSAEPAHRRVLERLGLRPLLDLDMRLGEGSGAALSIGVIKSALACHGGMATFAEAGVAGA is encoded by the coding sequence ATGCTGCGCTCCGCCACCGGCCTGCCCTTCGACGACATCCGCAATCTCGTGGCCCAGATGCCGGGCCCGGACGCGGCCGCCCGCACTGCGGCGAGCGCCCGGCAGGGGCAATTGGTCAAACCGCCCGGCGCGCTGGGGCGGCTGGAGGAGATCGCGGTCTTCATCGCCGGCTGGCAGGGGCGGGAGATTCCGCAGGTGAACCGGCCGACCGTCGCCGTGTTCGCCGCCACCCATGGCGTGGCGGGGCGCGGCGTCTCGCCTTACCCCTCGGAGGTGACCAAGCAGATGGTCGCCACCTTCGCGGCGGGGAAGGCGGCGGTGAACCAGATTTGCGGCGTGTTCGGCGCCGGGCTCAGGGTATTCGACCTCGCGCTCGATTTGCCGACGCCGGATATCGTCGATGAGGACGCGCTCACGGAAGCCGAATGCGCCGGCACCATGGCCTTCGGCATGGAGGCGCTGGCGGGCGAACCGGACCTGCTGTGCCTCGGCGAAATGGGCATCGGCAACACCACCGTGGCCGCCGCCATCTTCCACGGGCTTTATGGCGGGGATGCCGCCGATTGGGTCGGCCCCGGCACGGGCGCGACGGGCGAGGTGCTGGAGCGCAAGATTGCGGCGGTGCGGGCGGCGGTGGTGCGCGCGCGTGGCCATCTCGACGACCCGCTGGAAGTGCTGCGCAAGCTCGGCGGGCGGGAAGTGGCGGCGATGGCCGGCGCCATTCTCGCCGCGCGGCTGCAGCGCGTGCCCGTGGTGCTCGACGGCTATGTCGTCACCGCGGCCGCCGCCGTGCTGAAGGCGCTGGACCCGCGCGCGCTCGACCATTGCCTCGCCGGCCATGTCTCGGCCGAGCCGGCGCATCGGCGGGTGCTGGAGCGGCTCGGCCTGCGCCCGCTGCTCGATCTCGATATGCGGCTGGGGGAAGGCTCCGGCGCGGCGCTGTCCATCGGCGTCATCAAATCCGCGCTGGCCTGCCATGGCGGAATGGCGACCTTCGCTGAAGCCGGCGTGGCGGGGGCGTGA
- the bluB gene encoding 5,6-dimethylbenzimidazole synthase, producing the protein MEARKEAPLATPLNASAATPPDFDAAFRDLLDTLFAWRRDVRCFRTDPLDEETVRALLATACRAPSVGYSQPWRLVRVRDCGRRAAIRALFETANAQALAQQPEERASLYARLKLAGLDDAPEHLAVFVEPDPATGHGLGRATMPETVAYSAVLAIHTLWLAAAARGIGVGWVSILDPQAVGAALDVPAHWQLVGYLCLGYAAEASPVPELERAGWERRQPLAALLVER; encoded by the coding sequence ATGGAAGCCCGTAAGGAGGCCCCCTTGGCCACGCCTCTCAACGCCTCTGCCGCCACGCCGCCGGACTTCGATGCCGCCTTTCGCGACCTTCTCGACACGCTGTTCGCCTGGCGGCGCGACGTGCGCTGCTTCCGCACCGACCCGCTGGACGAGGAAACGGTGCGCGCCCTGCTCGCCACCGCCTGCCGCGCGCCGAGCGTCGGCTACAGCCAGCCCTGGCGGCTGGTGCGGGTGCGCGATTGCGGGCGCCGCGCCGCCATCCGCGCCCTGTTCGAGACCGCCAATGCGCAGGCGCTGGCGCAGCAACCGGAGGAGCGCGCAAGCCTCTATGCACGGCTGAAGCTCGCCGGGCTGGACGATGCGCCCGAACATCTCGCCGTCTTCGTCGAGCCTGATCCCGCCACCGGCCATGGCCTCGGCCGCGCCACCATGCCGGAAACCGTCGCCTATTCCGCCGTGCTCGCCATCCATACGCTGTGGCTGGCGGCAGCGGCGCGCGGCATCGGCGTCGGCTGGGTGTCGATCCTCGACCCGCAGGCGGTGGGCGCGGCGCTGGACGTGCCGGCGCACTGGCAATTGGTCGGCTATCTCTGCCTCGGCTACGCCGCCGAAGCCTCCCCCGTGCCGGAGCTGGAGCGCGCGGGGTGGGAGCGCCGCCAGCCGCTGGCCGCGCTTCTGGTCGAGCGCTGA
- the cobS gene encoding adenosylcobinamide-GDP ribazoletransferase has product MPVPLLSDVPAALRFLSRLPVRLPSEPREDGPPDLDRLGPALPLAGAVLGLIAAAVLLLAHAVGLGDFLAATLAVTVLVAITGALHEDGLSDVADALGGWTVERRLAIMKDSRVGAFGVCALILAFALRIGVLAGLLAVGPAVAAAGLVAAVSVSRLAGLWMLAALPFARTDGLARSAGVPSATSRWRALGVGLLVAFGLIVHPIGLIGLLVASAFAVVIFLGVVRLARAQFGGQTGDVAGAATLLVEIAFLLGLLIVAH; this is encoded by the coding sequence ATGCCCGTGCCCCTGCTCTCCGATGTGCCCGCCGCGCTGCGCTTTCTCTCGCGCCTGCCGGTGCGGCTCCCCTCCGAACCCCGTGAGGACGGCCCGCCGGACCTCGACCGGCTCGGCCCCGCTCTTCCGCTGGCCGGCGCGGTGCTGGGGCTGATCGCCGCCGCGGTGCTGCTGCTCGCCCATGCGGTGGGACTGGGGGATTTTCTTGCCGCGACACTGGCGGTCACCGTGCTGGTGGCGATCACGGGCGCGCTGCATGAGGACGGGCTGTCGGATGTCGCCGACGCGCTCGGCGGCTGGACCGTGGAGCGGCGGCTGGCGATCATGAAGGACAGCCGCGTCGGCGCCTTCGGGGTCTGCGCGCTCATCCTCGCCTTCGCGCTGCGGATCGGCGTGCTGGCGGGCCTGCTCGCCGTCGGCCCGGCGGTGGCGGCGGCGGGGCTCGTCGCGGCGGTCAGCGTCTCCCGCCTCGCCGGATTGTGGATGCTGGCCGCCCTCCCCTTCGCCCGGACGGACGGTCTCGCCCGCAGCGCCGGGGTGCCAAGCGCGACGAGCCGGTGGCGGGCGCTCGGGGTCGGCCTCCTCGTCGCCTTCGGTCTCATCGTCCACCCCATCGGCCTCATCGGTCTTCTGGTCGCCAGCGCTTTCGCGGTCGTGATCTTCCTTGGCGTGGTGCGCCTTGCGCGCGCCCAATTCGGCGGACAGACCGGCGATGTCGCGGGCGCCGCGACGCTTCTCGTCGAAATCGCCTTCCTCCTCGGCCTGCTTATCGTCGCGCATTGA
- a CDS encoding DUF1289 domain-containing protein, with product MPQTLSTPCVSVCTLDAAGRTCLGCGRTLEEIGAWPALSETERRAIMARLSARPAGASQ from the coding sequence ATGCCGCAAACCCTTTCCACACCTTGCGTTTCCGTCTGCACGCTGGATGCCGCCGGGCGGACCTGCCTCGGCTGCGGCCGCACTCTGGAGGAGATCGGCGCGTGGCCAGCGCTCAGCGAAACCGAGCGGCGCGCCATCATGGCCCGCCTGTCCGCCCGGCCGGCAGGAGCCTCGCAATGA